A region from the Benincasa hispida cultivar B227 chromosome 10, ASM972705v1, whole genome shotgun sequence genome encodes:
- the LOC120089175 gene encoding secreted RxLR effector protein 161-like — translation MTKDSRGTNVDERLYKSIIGSLLYLTASIPYIAFAVGICARYQSCPKNNHLGSTKRIIKYVNGTSGYGLLYTLNTSSSLVDYYDAYWVASSDDRKSTSGGCFFLGNNLISWFSKKQYCVFLSTTEAKYVVVGSSCTQLLWIRQMLMKYDVS, via the coding sequence ATGACAAAAGACTCCCGTGGAACTAATGTAGATGAGAGACTTTATAAGAGCATCATTGGGAGTTTGCTTTATTTGACTGCAAGCATACCTTACATTGCCTTTGCTGTTGGTATATGTGCTAGATATCAATCTTGTCCTAAAAACAATCATTTGGGCAGTACAAAAAGAATAATCAAATATGTAAATGGGACTAGCGGTTATGGCTTATTGTATACCCTTAATACCAGTAGCTCTCTAGTTGACTACTATGATGCTTATTGGGTAGCTAGCTCAGATGATAGAAAAAGTACATCTGGAGGTTGTTTTTTCTTAGGGAACAACTTGATTTCGTGGTTCAGCAAGAAACAATATTGTGTTTTCTTGTCTACGACTGAAGCAAAATATGTTGTTGTGGGGAGTAGCTGTACTCAATTACTTTGGATAAGACAGATGTTGATGAAGTATGATGTCTCATAA